The DNA region AAATAGCTTGGATTAAGctattcccttttttttttggacaataaACTATTCCCATTACAGTTCTACTGCATACTCTTTATTGATAAATCAGCAAAATGAAAATCCAAgtttttatgaaataaatttaaattagcaTCCATTAtccatgtgaaaaaaaaatccaataaagtTAAGAACACAATAAAAAGTTCACAAAAATTTAGGAATGTTGTGAGGATGcagtaatttttgttgtgttcgGACTCAACAAAATCTTCAACCCATTGATGCCCTTCTTGACAACAGTACAAAAAGCAATGCTAAAGCAGTTGAGTTGCACATGATGGATAAAGGAATACCATATTTTCCTTTCCTAAATAGGCCTTTCACAAATGGCCAAAAGCATAACACCACAAACACGCTACACATGACCTCCCCAAGCCCTGACCCATGCATACCTTGGGCTGGTGGTTGCAACCCTAGCAAGCCCATAACCAATGCACTCAATTGCACTATCAAAAGAGTTGAGCCCGGTATGAAAATTGGGGACTCATCGAAGGTGAAACTGCCGGCATCAACATTGTCACTTTCACTTGTTGCGAATTGGTCTTTCTTTGTGACTTCAAAGACAGTCTCAGATAATCCCAAGAGCTTGAGTATCACACTTAAAACTCCAAATAACTGTGCACATGCTGAAGTTATTTTGTCCATTCTCAAATGGTTCCACCATGCACGAATTGATAgaccaaattgaagaaaaacaaatatattatacaAGTTGCGAATGACAAATAGAGCAACAAACAAATATGAAGCTGGTTCTTGTACCTGcatgcataattttattttatttattttttaaaatgaataaaatggcttacagaaaaaaaaaaaaaaattgaacttttgGCCCACAATATGATGTAAATATATAATAGAACAAAAGTTCGACTCCAAACTTTTTTgaagttatatttttcaatttattaagtGAGGATTTATAATAACATTTgtgtatattatttaaaaaaatcataatttatttatattagagatatatattagcccattaataTAGGCACAAGCTCAATCCTACCTTTAGTACATTGTGTACAAGCCAAGTTAATGAAtgtgtaaagttgaatttattcaactatgtgttggctttattccgtgccaaatttgcttgtaattcaacatttatAAACCTTGTATTTAGGTCAGAATAATCTaaaggttgtgtgtgagagtgtgTGAAGATTTGATCAAGTGTGTGCAACAAAATTGTGTTTCGCGACTAGAACTCGCGAATGACTCGCGGGTGGCGACTCACCAAACTGTAGCACACGTATGAAGCATGCCGGAAGTTGAAGGGTCACAACAGCTGAATCACTACAGGACAAAAGGTACAGTCTGACCATTCTAGTAACTAGTGACTGAAACTCGTGACTCATCCCAATCGCGAAGTGAGTTGCCAGTGCATCttgttttgctgaaaactagcttttcacattccatctcataccctactataaatacccttatattcatgaaatgtagagagcttctagagagaattttgagagaaaaaccctagagaaaaacaagattgattcatccacaatcttatacatttgattctccaaatttctctactctcaccctcttcATTGTTATACTCATGAAAGGATTATAAACCAAATCCCTACCTCACCAAATTTATTGTAATGAGAAGGTtcttggtgtttgggaagcaATTCAAGAGAGAATcaattcatattggttgatgcaatgggctaatTGTGGGATCCGGCcagtaagctagagaagacacggATCGgcgtaaccttgttggagcaagaagttTGGAGGGCTTAAGTGCATTAGGtggattaggcttggagggtttatTGCTATTCATatatcccaactgattttctagtggatcatttactgcttggagggtggcggagaggtttttcgccaagttcttcggttacttctttgataacacattccgatgttatcttgtatttacatttctctttcccttactctttacttTTAATTACTGCTGAGTTGTGATttaaatatggcttagagtagtttgatAATTTGGGCATtgtttatatttcatattctgcacatatattgtttgaatataagcttgctttgaaaaatttgtatttggggtctaaacattcacaagtgcCTTATACACTAAGTAAGCTGAGCTTTCAGAATGGTTAGTCTAGGATTTAACCTATTACATATACTCATatgttatggtttattataACACATGATTTGCTAAAAAGTCATGTaactaaaactatatataaatgatTTCTTTAATAATCAAATCATGGAGTTGGAATAAGATATTGTGAAACGTGTTTGGAGCCAAATTTTTTccaatataataatatgtacATACCTTGGGCAAGAAGTGTGAGTTGGTGAGGAGGCAGTAGGCGGGTAGTGCAGAATAGCACATATCAGGAATGCATAATAGTCCCCATGTGAGGATAAATATATACGCCAAGCATTGCCTGAGTTGAAGCTTGGCAGTGAGGGTGGCAAAGATGGGACAGTCTTTGCTAAATAGGATCTCAAGGAGGCCTGTGGCCCATCTCTTCCTTTGAATCATTGAAACTGGCCCACCTTGGGAAGAGCATCCTAGGAAGCCCGGTGGGTTTGGCATACAGAAAACAGACTTCCAGCCCCTTGCATGGATCTTCATTCCTGTGAGGACATCTTCTGTTGCTGATCCATATCTCCAACCTACCTAGCTTGGGAAAAATTTCCCTAAATCAACTCTTGTTTTGTATAGTGCACAAACCAtattaattttgcaaaaaaaaaaaaaaaaaataataaaaaaaaaaaaaaaaaaaaaatctaggaagATGTTCAATCCTATAtgtatccaattttataatagGTTGATGTGTGCAATTATGAGTTATAAACATTATTTGTCCACTTTTGATAAATTACTTACTGTTAAACAAGTCAACAAATTGTGAAATTCAGTGTGTCCATagtattgttaaaaaaaaaaaaaaaaaaaaaatccatatacaAGTCTAAAACTAGCAAACatttaccatttaaaaaaaaaaaattgaacatcacttcaaaacaatttgtaaataaaacttgtttaccccaatttaattattctattttatgcTATATATTGCAGTTGGTTATatgttcctttattttttcaaataattgaaatattatAATTGATGAAACCTAAGGTGGAATACTTTGCGTGGGATAGAAGATTTTCATTGCGTATTCTATATATGTAGCTCATTCTATACTGAACCACCTAAATAATCTCAATtgattttctctctatttttcactAAAATTACTAAGATCAGAAACTCTAgaacatataaaaatttatagctctctctctcatggtaggaaaaataagaaaatatggTTTCTGACCTTATTACCCCAGGCTGTATCACGTTCATAGCCACAATTAGCAACTTGGTATGCCGCCTCAATGAGATTTGGAATATCGTGAGGATGATTTGTCTTTCCATCCAACCCAAATAGAATTTGCGAGGCTGATTTTACGAACTCTATGGAATTTCCAAATTGTTC from Castanea sativa cultivar Marrone di Chiusa Pesio chromosome 6, ASM4071231v1 includes:
- the LOC142639789 gene encoding cellulose synthase-like protein H1, whose translation is MNRVPELLPPVDMFVTTADPVLEPTIITVNTVLSLLAVDYPANKLACYVSDDGCSPLTLYSLIEASKFANLWVPFCKKYNIQVRAPFRYFSCSCESILPGDHSPGFQIEWKKMKDEYQKLEGKLEYAAQNSVPYDNSSEFVPFKNIESRNHPTIIKVILENKGGHSNELPHLVYISREKRSNFPHHYKAGAMNVLTRVSGLMTNAPYMLNVDCDMFANNPQIVLHAVCMMIGFEHESGCAFVQCPQIFYDVPKDDPFGSQMLASLETIGHGMGGIQGPCYAGTGCFHRRKIIYGLSLNNANSKGTLIEKALEEQFGNSIEFVKSASQILFGLDGKTNHPHDIPNLIEAAYQVANCGYERDTAWGNKVGWRYGSATEDVLTGMKIHARGWKSVFCMPNPPGFLGCSSQGGPVSMIQRKRWATGLLEILFSKDCPIFATLTAKLQLRQCLAYIFILTWGLLCIPDMCYSALPAYCLLTNSHFLPKVQEPASYLFVALFVIRNLYNIFVFLQFGLSIRAWWNHLRMDKITSACAQLFGVLSVILKLLGLSETVFEVTKKDQFATSESDNVDAGSFTFDESPIFIPGSTLLIVQLSALVMGLLGLQPPAQGMHGSGLGEVMCSVFVVLCFWPFVKGLFRKGKYGIPLSIMCNSTALALLFVLLSRRASMG